From the genome of Colletotrichum higginsianum IMI 349063 chromosome 4, whole genome shotgun sequence, one region includes:
- a CDS encoding Mandelate racemase/muconate lactonizing enzyme domain-containing protein, with protein sequence MGKIAKMEYFRVPPRWLFVKITDEAGNVGWGEASLEGHTQAVEGCLDAWFERYSGMEADDIEHIWQMSWRTTFYRGGPVFMSALAGIDIALWDLKARKLGLPIWQLLGGKVRDKLKVYAWIGGDRPNDVEQQALARKEQGFKAVKMNATEDLGWLDSPSALDAAVERVKAVKALGLDAGVDFHGRVHKPMAKQLAKALEPHRPLFIEEPLLSEHIGGIKEISGLTSIPIALGERLHSRWDVKPFLEAGCVDILQPDISHVGGISEMRRIAAMAEAYDVALAPHCPLGPIALAANAQVDFASPNFVIQEMSLGIHYNSTGQDLTSYTHNPEVWKVTDGYIDLLTGPGLGIEIDEAQVRELSKDSKAWVSPGFIGPGGEIREW encoded by the exons ATGGGCAAAATCGCAAAGATGGAGTACTTTCGGGTACCCCCGAGGTGGCTGTTCGTCAAGATCACCGACGAGGCGGGCAACGTCGGCTGGGGCGAGGCTTCGTTGGAGGGCCACacccaggccgtcgaggggTGCCTCGACGCGTGGTTTGAGAGATACTCGGGCATGGAGGCAGA CGACATCGAGCACATCTGGCAGATGTCATGGCGGACGACCTTTTACCGGGGCGGCCCCGTCTTCATGAGCGCGttggccggcatcgacattGCTCTGTGGGATCTCAAGG CGAGGAAACTCGGTCTCCCCATCTGGCAGCTCCTGGGCGGAAAGGTCAGAGATAAGCTCAAGGTCTACGCGTGGATCGGCGGCGACAGGCCGAACGACGTCGAGCAGCAAGC ACTCGCCCGCAAGGAACAGGGCTTCAAGGCCGTCAAGATGAACGCcaccgaggacctcggcTGGCTCGACTCCCCCTCGgccctggacgccgccgttgagcgcgtcaaggccgtcaaggcgctcggcctggacgccggcgtcgacttCCACGGCCGCGTCCACAAGCCCATGGCCAAGCAGCTCgccaaggccctcgagcCCCATCGTCCGCTCTTCATCGAGGAGCCCCTGCTGTCGGAGCacatcggcggcatcaaggAGATCAGCGGGCTGACCTCGATccccatcgccctcggcgagcgCCTCCACAGCCGCTGGGACGTCAAGCccttcctcgaggccggctgCGTCGACATCCTGCAGCCCGACATCTCGCACGTCGGCGGCATCTCCGAGATGcgccgcatcgccgccatggccgaggcctACGACGTCGCCCTGGCGCCGCACTGCCCGCTCGGCCCCatcgccctggccgccaaCGCCCAGGTCGACTTCGCCTCGCCCAACTTCGTCATCCAGGAGATGAGCCTGGGCATCCACTACAACAGCACGGGGCAGGACCTGACGAGCTACACGCACAACCCGGAGGTGTGGAAGGTGACGGACGGCTACATCGACCTGCTGACGGGTCCCGGGCTGGGcatcgagatcgacgagGCCCAGGTCCGCGAGCTTTCCAAGGACTCCAAGGCGTGGGTGAGCCCCGGGTTCATCGGGCCGGGTGGTGAGATTAGAGAGTGGTAG